A part of Paenibacillus donghaensis genomic DNA contains:
- the uraA gene encoding uracil permease, whose translation MQREIQVNEKLPMGPGFLLSLQHLFAMFGSTVLVPNLFGVDPGMILLMNGLGTLLYIFICRGKIPAYLGSSFAFISPVLAVLADHKDDHMHGYSLALGAFIVTGIIFVLVAVVVRYAGTSWIDVVFPPAVMGAIVATIGLELVPVAAGMAGLISTDGAADWTPDGNAILLSMVTMGVTVLGALVFRGFPKIIHILIGIVTGYGLAYVMGLVNTESISKASFFAHPTLITPSFDWNVILTIVPVSLVVIVEHIGHLLVTSNIVGKDLAKDPGLDRSLMGNGISTIISGFVGSTPNTTYGENIGVMALTKVYSVYVIGGAAIIAILLSFSGTFSSVIANIPLPVMGGVSLLLFGVIAASGLRIFVEQKVDFSKATNMIMASLVLVTGISGATLKMGGVQLSGMALATIVGIVLALFIKLIEVLGWSNEEKNEKSAH comes from the coding sequence TTGCAACGCGAAATTCAAGTTAATGAAAAACTGCCTATGGGTCCGGGTTTCCTCCTAAGCCTGCAGCATTTGTTCGCCATGTTCGGCAGTACAGTGCTGGTTCCCAACTTGTTCGGGGTAGACCCCGGCATGATTCTGTTGATGAACGGCCTCGGAACCCTGCTGTATATATTTATCTGCCGCGGTAAGATTCCCGCCTATCTCGGCTCCAGCTTTGCTTTTATCTCCCCGGTGCTAGCCGTGCTGGCAGATCATAAGGATGATCATATGCATGGCTATTCGCTCGCTTTGGGCGCATTTATCGTCACAGGGATTATTTTTGTACTCGTTGCCGTTGTGGTCCGTTATGCCGGTACCTCCTGGATTGATGTCGTGTTCCCTCCAGCAGTTATGGGTGCGATCGTAGCCACTATCGGTCTTGAACTGGTGCCTGTTGCTGCAGGTATGGCCGGTCTGATCTCAACAGATGGAGCTGCAGATTGGACGCCAGACGGCAATGCCATTCTCTTGTCCATGGTGACTATGGGTGTGACTGTGCTCGGTGCCCTTGTATTCCGCGGCTTCCCCAAAATCATTCACATTCTGATTGGTATTGTTACCGGTTACGGTCTCGCCTATGTGATGGGACTGGTCAATACTGAATCTATCAGTAAAGCAAGCTTCTTCGCCCATCCAACGCTTATTACTCCCTCCTTTGACTGGAATGTGATTCTGACGATTGTTCCTGTGTCGCTGGTCGTGATCGTCGAGCATATCGGCCATTTGCTGGTGACAAGCAATATTGTCGGCAAAGACTTGGCCAAAGATCCCGGCCTGGACCGTTCCCTGATGGGTAACGGAATCTCCACCATTATCTCCGGTTTCGTCGGCTCCACACCCAATACCACTTATGGCGAGAATATCGGCGTCATGGCGCTGACCAAAGTTTATTCGGTATATGTCATTGGCGGTGCTGCGATTATCGCTATTCTGCTGTCATTCTCAGGTACCTTCTCTTCCGTCATTGCCAACATTCCCCTGCCGGTCATGGGCGGTGTCTCCCTGCTGCTGTTTGGAGTTATTGCCGCTTCAGGGCTGCGTATATTCGTAGAACAGAAGGTTGATTTCTCCAAAGCGACCAACATGATTATGGCTTCACTTGTGCTTGTAACAGGAATCAGCGGTGCTACACTTAAAATGGGTGGCGTACAGCTCTCCGGGATGGCACTGGCTACCATTGTCGGCATCGTGCTGGCCTTGTTCATCAAGCTGATTGAAGTGCTGGGCTGGTCCAACGAAGAAAAGAATGAGAAATCCGCGCATTAG
- the dtd gene encoding D-aminoacyl-tRNA deacylase, which produces MRVVVQRCKAAKVTVDGTVTGAVGQGLMLLVGVTHGDTEKDAKYLADKIAGLRIFEDDAGKMNHSVTDTGGAILSVSQFTLYADTRKGRRPNFMAAAAPAEAELLYDYFNGQLRAGGLRVETGIFGAMMDVEFTNWGPVTLILDSQG; this is translated from the coding sequence ATGAGAGTGGTTGTGCAGCGCTGCAAAGCGGCCAAGGTTACTGTGGACGGCACCGTGACAGGTGCGGTCGGGCAAGGCCTGATGCTGCTGGTTGGCGTCACTCATGGAGACACCGAGAAGGATGCTAAATATTTGGCGGACAAAATTGCCGGGCTGCGTATTTTCGAGGATGATGCCGGCAAAATGAATCACAGCGTGACCGATACTGGAGGGGCCATTCTGTCCGTCTCGCAATTTACCTTATACGCGGATACGCGCAAGGGAAGACGCCCGAACTTTATGGCTGCGGCCGCGCCTGCCGAAGCGGAGCTGCTGTATGATTACTTCAACGGCCAGCTTCGAGCGGGAGGCCTGCGGGTGGAGACCGGCATCTTCGGAGCGATGATGGATGTCGAATTCACCAATTGGGGGCCGGTCACTCTTATTCTGGACAGCCAAGGATAA
- a CDS encoding RelA/SpoT family protein: MGIERLMDKAGAYIKAKDLLRIREAYEFADQAHHGQVRKSGEPYILHPLAVADIVVNMQMDVISIIAALLHDVVEDTTVSLEQIRAEFGDTSAMLVDGLTKLERIRFRSKEEQQNENYRKMFIAMAQDIRVIVIKLADRLHNMRTLKYQSEESQRRISYETLEIFCPIADRLGISAIKWEMEDIALRYLNPQQYYRIANLVHKKRAEREQFIESVIGRIRSKLDEMGIEGDLSGRPKHIYSVYNKMSTKNKQFNEIYDLLAIRIIVENIKDCYATLGIIHTLWKPMPGRFKDYIAMPKANMYQSLHTTVVGPGGEPTEVQIRTWEMHRTAEYGIAAHWAYKEGSNNNNANPENRMPFFREILELQHEAKDAEEFVESLKMDFFSDLVFVFTPKGEVIELPVGSVPLDFAFRIHTEVGNRTIGSKVNGRIVPLDHKLKTGDIVEILTSKHSYGPSRDWLKIAQSSHARSKIKQWFKKEKREENVEKGREAIERELKRLNVDISEWSSDDKLMEVAKKFSFNDIEDMLSAVGFGGITAAQIASKLTEKLRKEQEDAANHLELTSEMKEIKSSGEKRNQPTNGVRVKGIDNLLVRFARCCNPVPGDDIVGYVTRGRGVSVHRDDCPNIPGDGDGEEAARVIEVEWEGSMEANYSVDIEITGHDRNGLLNEVLQAVSESKTNISAVTGRSDKNKMAMIHMTILIRNTDHLQSVVDRVNRVKDVYTVHRIMQ; the protein is encoded by the coding sequence ATGGGCATAGAGCGATTAATGGATAAGGCTGGCGCCTATATAAAAGCTAAAGATCTTCTCCGCATCCGGGAAGCTTATGAATTTGCCGATCAGGCTCATCACGGGCAGGTCCGCAAGTCGGGGGAGCCGTATATTCTGCATCCGCTTGCGGTCGCAGATATTGTCGTCAATATGCAGATGGATGTTATCTCCATCATTGCAGCGCTTTTACATGATGTAGTAGAAGATACAACGGTTTCTCTAGAGCAGATCCGGGCGGAATTTGGCGATACCAGTGCCATGCTCGTTGATGGTTTAACCAAGCTGGAACGCATCCGCTTCCGCTCCAAGGAAGAGCAGCAGAATGAGAACTACCGCAAGATGTTCATCGCCATGGCTCAGGATATCCGGGTCATTGTGATCAAGCTGGCAGACCGTCTGCATAACATGCGTACCCTGAAATATCAGTCGGAAGAGAGCCAGCGCCGGATTTCCTATGAGACACTGGAGATTTTCTGTCCGATCGCCGACCGTCTGGGGATCTCTGCGATCAAGTGGGAGATGGAGGATATCGCTCTGCGTTACCTCAACCCGCAGCAATACTACCGCATTGCCAATCTGGTGCACAAGAAGCGGGCGGAACGGGAACAGTTTATCGAGAGTGTCATTGGCCGCATCCGCTCCAAGCTGGACGAAATGGGCATTGAAGGCGACCTTTCGGGCAGACCGAAGCATATTTACAGCGTCTATAACAAAATGAGCACCAAAAACAAACAGTTCAACGAAATTTACGATCTGCTGGCGATCCGCATCATCGTGGAGAACATCAAGGACTGTTATGCCACACTTGGCATTATTCATACCCTTTGGAAGCCGATGCCGGGCCGTTTCAAGGATTATATTGCCATGCCCAAAGCGAACATGTACCAATCGCTGCACACGACAGTTGTGGGTCCCGGAGGCGAGCCTACCGAGGTGCAGATCCGTACCTGGGAGATGCACCGCACGGCGGAATACGGGATTGCTGCGCACTGGGCCTATAAAGAAGGCAGCAACAACAACAATGCCAACCCGGAGAACCGGATGCCGTTCTTCCGCGAGATTCTGGAGCTGCAGCATGAAGCCAAGGATGCGGAGGAATTTGTCGAATCGCTGAAGATGGACTTCTTCTCCGATCTGGTGTTTGTCTTCACTCCAAAGGGCGAGGTTATTGAGCTGCCGGTAGGCTCGGTGCCGCTTGATTTCGCCTTCCGGATTCATACGGAGGTGGGCAACCGGACCATCGGTTCCAAGGTGAACGGACGGATCGTTCCGCTGGACCACAAGCTGAAGACCGGGGATATCGTGGAGATTCTGACCTCGAAGCATTCCTATGGGCCCAGCCGCGACTGGCTGAAGATCGCCCAGTCCTCGCATGCCCGCAGCAAGATCAAACAATGGTTCAAGAAGGAGAAACGCGAGGAGAATGTCGAGAAAGGCCGCGAAGCGATTGAACGCGAGCTGAAGCGCCTGAATGTCGATATCTCCGAGTGGAGCTCGGACGACAAGCTGATGGAAGTGGCGAAGAAGTTTTCTTTTAACGATATCGAGGATATGCTCTCGGCGGTGGGCTTCGGCGGGATTACTGCCGCCCAGATCGCCTCCAAGCTGACGGAGAAGCTGCGCAAGGAGCAGGAGGACGCTGCCAATCATCTGGAGCTGACTTCCGAGATGAAGGAGATCAAGTCATCCGGGGAGAAGCGCAACCAGCCGACCAACGGCGTACGTGTCAAAGGGATTGATAACCTGCTGGTTCGTTTCGCACGATGTTGCAATCCTGTGCCCGGCGATGACATCGTCGGTTATGTAACTCGTGGGCGCGGCGTATCTGTGCACCGGGACGACTGTCCGAATATTCCAGGCGACGGCGATGGCGAAGAAGCAGCACGGGTAATCGAAGTGGAGTGGGAAGGCAGCATGGAGGCCAACTACAGTGTGGACATTGAGATCACGGGCCATGACCGCAATGGTCTGCTCAACGAGGTGCTGCAGGCGGTGTCCGAGAGCAAGACCAATATCTCCGCGGTGACCGGACGGTCCGACAAGAACAAGATGGCGATGATCCATATGACCATTCTGATCCGCAACACGGATCATCTGCAGTCGGTAGTGGACCGGGTCAACCGGGTGAAGGATGTCTATACCGTCCACCGTATTATGCAATAG